AATGATGGCGTTGAGCCGTAGAGGTAAAAAGAATTTTTATCTCGCAGCCAAACAAATGCTTTAGCAGCAGCGCCTGAATCATTTCATTATTCCGGCGAGCGTGAAAGATTCTCGGCTTGCCACACGTCAACGGCGACCGCAAAAGGCGAATTGCCTGAAAAAAGCTAATCGACAAAGAAGCGTCCGGCATGTGATACTTACCTAATACCTTTAGGGGAATTACGCTCCTCTGAACCGACATAGTTTGCAGCATAGTGGAGGTAACACCCGAAAAGCGGGAATTCGAATTCCCCAAAATCACCACTACTTCAGCATGCTCTTCCACCATAAGACCCACTTCTGTTATTCACTGGATATTTATTTTGATTTCAGCTGGGCATTATACCTCGTACACAACATCATGCTTTACTAAAATGACCGAACCTCTGCATATATACCATACTCTCCTGTCTCGCGGTTTTGCCGGGTCAGAGAGATCCACGGCGGAATCCTGTAATGCCCAATGCAAGGACCACCAAGTAACGCTCATTTTACGTAAAGATCACCGCAAAAACGGTAGAAGCATCGTCGACCATCTGGATAGCCGGGTTACGATTAAAACGATATCTCACCATGTCTTCCCGCGCCTTAAACTTGGCAAACTGGTTCAAGAGGACCAGCCTGACGTGATTCACACTCACCTCAGGCGCTCCACTCGCATAGTTTCGAAAATTCAAACCCACGCAGCTAAAATAGCGACGCTTCACATTGCGATTAACGGCAAATGCTTCTTAAAAATGGATGGCCTGGTGTGCAATGCACGCTGGCAATTGGAAGCAGTCCCCGCGAACTACACGGGTAAATGCCATAAAGCTAACAACTCCCTGTCGCCGCACCGGCGCTTAAGTGTTGCGGAAATATTTGAACTAAGAAGCTCTCTAAACATAAGCCACGAAGATATATTGATAGGCGGTGTTGGCCGATACCACCCTAGTAAAGCGTGGGATACGCTCATAAAAGCCTTTAAACAACTGCCCGGCTACAACAATACAAAGCTTCACATTTTTGGCAGTGGGAATCAGGAAGAGCAACTGAAGAAACTAGCCGCAGACGACAATCGCATCGTACTCGCTGGCTATCGAAATGATATTAAAGACCTGTACCAAGCATTCGATATACTCGCCTGCCCCTCAAGGTTCGACCCACTTCCACGCGCCATACTTGAAGCTATGGATGCAGGAACCCCTGTCATTGCCTCGGACGCAGGCGGCTGTAAGGAGCTAGTTAACGATTACGGTGGACAACTATTTGAGTGCGACAATACAGAGAGCCTCACCCGAACACTAGCCACTTGGCTTAAAAGTAAACCTGCTCGACACCGGCCAGACCTTAGTGCCCACCACCTAGAAAACACCAATAAGGCTATGATTAACTTCTACCGCGAGTTAATTGCCAAAAAACAACACTTAAGCCACACCCCCTCGTTGGCTACAGGCAAATTTGAGAATGAGCAAAAAGGCCTAAAATTAACCGGAAGCTCGCGTAAATAAATCGTTACTGGCGAACAACAGGAAAGGAATGCATACACTCAGTTCAGTGGGCATAGGGGAGCGTTTCTCGACTATTCATCTGAACTAACGAATGACATACGCCAGATCGCAGCGCAATTGGCGCCAAAAATAGGCTATCATTAATCCTAAAAATAGTTGGCTAAAACGTCAATTACACCATGATAAGGCTAGGGCTCGTCTTGTGAAAATCAGTGTTATCTTTACCACTTACAATTCGCCAGAATGGCTACAGAATGTTCTCTGGGGGTTTGATTATCAGGATGATGATCATTTTGAAATTGTGATTGCCGATGATGGCTCACGGGAAGAAACCCGTAAACTTGTCGAAAAATTCTCCGTCTCATCTAGCAAAGCCGTACAGCATATCTGGCAGCCTGACGACGGTTTCCAAAAATGTCGAGTGCTTAACAAGGCTATTGTTGCGGCCAAAGGTGAGTACCTAATATTCACCGATGGCGACTGTATTCCTCGAGGGGACTTTGTTACCACCCACCGGAAGCATGCAGAAGCAGGGCGCTTTCTATCCGGGGGCTACTTAAAGCTTCCCATGAAAGCGAGCAAACAGATCACCCAAGAGGACATCAAGCAAGGCAACTGCTTCGACGTCAACTGGCTCAAGTCACAGGGCATGACTAAAACCAAAGGCTTTATGAAGCTAAATGCTGGCCCACGAAAAGAAGCCATCTTCAACGCGCTTACCCCCACCAAACCTACATGGAACGGGCATAATGCTTCTTGCTTTAAACAAGACGCTCTCACCATTAACGGATACGATGAACGGCTTAGGTACGGCGGGCTGGACCGAGAATTTGGTGAGCGACTCGAAAATGCGAACATTCGTGGCAAGCAAATACGCTATAGCGCCGTTGTCGTTCACTTAGATCACGCACGGGGTTATGAGAGCCCAGAAGATTGGCAGCGCAATCGCGATATTCGACAATCCGTCGCTCAAAATAAAACGGTTGCCACCGAACACGGTATTCAGCAGCAAAACCTGTAGCGTTGCCGAATCACCCATTACCGGCTACAGCAACAACACCCGAATATCGGCGAGCCCGCTCGACCAGGTGCAGGGCGCAAGCGACAACCAAGCATACGCCCCTCAAGTCAAAACATAGGAATGCCGGCTAGCCCCCGAGCGACTACACCCAACACTCCCCCGGGAAAGCTTTCACTAGGCTGCTCACCCAGCCACTCATCGTAAGCGTGGGCTTCACCTTCGGACATACAGGCAACCCCTTTACACTACTTACGCTACTCACTTCCGACTAGCACCCGTAGCTACTCCAAACTAAAGACAACGCGATAGAGCAATACCGCCAAGCTTTTTAAAAGCTTCCTACGGAGTCCTGCCTACTTGGAATATCAGATCTCGAACACGCCCCCAATCAAGCGCTTCAATTGTGATAGAACAGACTATTCAAAAGAGTGGCGCAACCACAAAACAATCCTCCATACACAAAGATTTTGGCTAAGCAGGCTCTGCACAGTTAAATGTGAAAATCGAAAGTTTGAGGGGCGGAGGTAAAATCAATGAGGCCGTTTGGCGCATTTTCACGGAATTTAGACAAATGGGGCTTTAGCAGTAGTACCTAAAAAGCAAAGAAGCCGATAGCCAGAACGAAGCAGGTAATTATTTTATCTTCATTGAATTCTCCCTAGAGCAAGCATAGCTATGCTGCCAAGCAGAATGGAATGTCGACTTAAAATAAGGGGGGGGGGTATTTCTAGAAAACAGAAAGAATTTAACAAGTTCAAGCAATGCGTGTGGGCACTTATGGGAGGTGCGTGTATATCGTTAAGGAGGTGATCCAGCCCCAGGTTCCCCTAGGGCTACCTTGTTACGACTTCACCCCAGTCATGAATCACACCGTGGTAACCGTCCTCCCGAAGGTTAGACTAGCTACTTCTGGTGCAACCCACTCCCATGGTGTGACGGGCGGTGTGTACAAGGCCCGGGAACGTATTCACCGTGACATTCTGATTCACGATTACTAGCGATTCCGACTTCACGGAGTCGAGTTGCAGACTCCGATCCGGACTACGAACTGTTTTATGGGATTAGCTCCACCTCGCGGCTTGGCAACCCTTTGTACAGCCCATTGTAGCACGTGTGTAGCCCAGGTCGTAAGGGCCATGATGACTTGACGTCGTCCCCACCTTCCTCCGGTTTGTCACCGGCAGTCTCCTTAGAGTTCCCAGCATAACCTGATGGCAACTAAGGACAAGGGTTGCGCTCGTTACGGGACTTAACCCAACATCTCACGACACGAGCTGACGACAGCCATGCAGCACCTGTCTCTAGATTCCCGAAGGCACCAAAGCATTTCTGCTAAGTTTCTAGGATGTCAAGACCTGGTAAGGTTCTTCGCGTTGCTTCGAATTAAACCACATGCTCCACCGCTTGTGCGGGCCCCCGTCAATTCATTTGAGTTTTAATCTTGCGACCGTACTCCCCAGGCGGTCTACTTAGTGCGTTAGCTGCGCCACTAAGGCCTCAAGGACCCCAACGGCTAGTAGACATCGTTTACGGCGTGGACTACCAGGGTATCTAATCCTGTTTGCTCCCCACGCTTTCGCACCTCAGTGTCAGTATCAGCCCAGACAGTCGCCTTCGCCACTGATGTTCCTTCAGATCTCTACGCATTTCACCGCTACACCTGAAATTCCACTATCCTCTGCTGTACTCTAGTTACCCAGTTCTAAATGCAGTTCCAAGGTTGAGCCCTGGGCTTTCACATCTAGCTTAGATAACCACCTACGCGCGCTTTACGCCCAGTAATTCCGATTAACGCTTGCACCCTCCGTATTACCGCGGCTGCTGGCACGGAGTTAGCCGGTGCTTCTTCTGTAGGTAACGTCACAGTTGCAAAGTATTAATTTACAACCTTTCCTCCCTACTGAAAGTGCTTTACAACCCTAGAGCCTTCTTCACACACGCGGCATGGCTGCATCAGGCTTTCGCCCATTGTGCAATATTCCCCACTGCTGCCTCCCGTAGGAGTCTGGACCGTGTCTCAGTTCCAGTGTGGCTGATCATCCTCTCAGACCAGCTAGAGATCGTAGTCTTGGTAGGCCTTTACCCCACCAACAAACTAATCTCACGCGGGCTCATCCAATAGCGAAAGGTCCGAAGATCCCCTCCTTTCCCCCGTAGGGCGTATGCGGTATTAGCAGTCGTTTCCGACTGTTGTCCCCCACTACTAGGTAGATTCCCACGCGTTACTCACCCGTCCGCCGCTCTACTCACCCGAAGGCTTTCACGCTCGACTTGCATGTGTTAGGCCTGCC
The Teredinibacter franksiae DNA segment above includes these coding regions:
- a CDS encoding glycosyltransferase family 2 protein; translation: MKISVIFTTYNSPEWLQNVLWGFDYQDDDHFEIVIADDGSREETRKLVEKFSVSSSKAVQHIWQPDDGFQKCRVLNKAIVAAKGEYLIFTDGDCIPRGDFVTTHRKHAEAGRFLSGGYLKLPMKASKQITQEDIKQGNCFDVNWLKSQGMTKTKGFMKLNAGPRKEAIFNALTPTKPTWNGHNASCFKQDALTINGYDERLRYGGLDREFGERLENANIRGKQIRYSAVVVHLDHARGYESPEDWQRNRDIRQSVAQNKTVATEHGIQQQNL
- a CDS encoding glycosyltransferase, which codes for MTEPLHIYHTLLSRGFAGSERSTAESCNAQCKDHQVTLILRKDHRKNGRSIVDHLDSRVTIKTISHHVFPRLKLGKLVQEDQPDVIHTHLRRSTRIVSKIQTHAAKIATLHIAINGKCFLKMDGLVCNARWQLEAVPANYTGKCHKANNSLSPHRRLSVAEIFELRSSLNISHEDILIGGVGRYHPSKAWDTLIKAFKQLPGYNNTKLHIFGSGNQEEQLKKLAADDNRIVLAGYRNDIKDLYQAFDILACPSRFDPLPRAILEAMDAGTPVIASDAGGCKELVNDYGGQLFECDNTESLTRTLATWLKSKPARHRPDLSAHHLENTNKAMINFYRELIAKKQHLSHTPSLATGKFENEQKGLKLTGSSRK